In Pedobacter sp. SL55, the following proteins share a genomic window:
- a CDS encoding restriction endonuclease subunit S, producing MEEVLPKNWVETELGNILSARKGKKPLALVEEIIEGYLPYILIEQLEGKPYRLFTNDEKVVRIDKNEVILVWDGSIGKCGSGFCGALGSTFVAMNPLGGIPTKFLEYIIISKQNYIKETSTGVGLQHINKNFFKECLINLPPLAEQERIVAKLDKLFAQHETIKKALDRIPQLLKDFRQQVLTQAVTGKLTEEWRKTNKPNTYSFEELNKYREEVKKIYASKNGKSKVVYKKSSEVKLGENTKGIEYLYKIPDSWLWTNLDQVTWNISDGPHFSPKYVAENEGKRFISMRNVNVNGVDFSDCKYVSVEDHNQFVKRGKPEIGDLLYTKGGSTGIACVLDTDVDFSYWVHLALLKVVKKSVNSIFLRNALNSPMCYKQSQAFTHGVGNQDLGLTRMIYIAFPLPPLKEQQEIVNRVESLFAKADKIEAKYKALKAKVATLPQAILHKAFEGELVPQLPTDGHAKDLLAEIMALKNEVKKKK from the coding sequence ATGGAAGAGGTGTTACCAAAGAATTGGGTGGAAACGGAATTGGGGAATATCTTATCTGCAAGAAAAGGTAAAAAACCATTAGCGTTAGTTGAAGAAATTATTGAAGGTTATTTGCCTTATATTCTTATTGAACAATTAGAAGGTAAGCCTTATCGATTATTTACAAATGATGAAAAAGTAGTTAGGATTGATAAAAACGAGGTTATTTTAGTTTGGGATGGTAGTATTGGAAAGTGTGGCTCTGGATTTTGCGGAGCATTAGGTTCTACCTTTGTAGCAATGAATCCATTAGGGGGTATTCCAACAAAATTTTTAGAGTATATTATAATTTCAAAACAGAATTATATAAAGGAGACCTCAACTGGTGTTGGTCTACAGCATATTAATAAGAACTTCTTTAAAGAATGTTTGATTAATCTCCCTCCATTAGCAGAACAAGAACGTATAGTAGCCAAGTTAGATAAATTATTTGCGCAACATGAAACCATTAAAAAAGCTTTAGACCGCATACCACAATTGTTAAAAGATTTTAGGCAGCAAGTATTAACGCAAGCGGTTACAGGTAAATTAACAGAAGAATGGAGAAAAACAAACAAACCAAATACTTATTCTTTTGAAGAACTAAATAAGTATCGAGAAGAAGTTAAAAAAATTTACGCAAGCAAAAATGGTAAAAGTAAGGTAGTATATAAAAAGTCTAGTGAAGTCAAGTTAGGCGAGAATACAAAAGGGATTGAATATTTGTATAAAATTCCTGATTCTTGGCTATGGACAAATCTGGATCAGGTTACATGGAATATAAGTGACGGACCTCATTTTTCGCCGAAGTACGTTGCTGAAAATGAAGGAAAGAGATTTATTTCTATGAGAAACGTAAATGTAAATGGTGTCGACTTTTCAGATTGCAAATATGTTTCAGTTGAAGATCACAATCAATTCGTTAAAAGAGGCAAACCAGAAATTGGAGATTTATTGTACACAAAGGGCGGTAGTACAGGAATTGCGTGCGTTTTGGATACAGATGTAGATTTTTCATACTGGGTTCATCTTGCTTTGCTTAAAGTCGTAAAAAAATCAGTTAATTCAATCTTTCTAAGAAATGCACTAAATAGCCCTATGTGTTATAAACAATCTCAGGCTTTTACCCACGGAGTTGGAAACCAAGACCTAGGTCTGACAAGAATGATTTATATAGCTTTTCCACTTCCACCTTTAAAAGAACAACAAGAAATCGTTAACCGAGTAGAAAGCCTATTTGCCAAAGCAGACAAAATAGAAGCAAAATACAAAGCCTTAAAAGCTAAAGTAGCTACTTTGCCACAAGCCATTTTGCATAAGGCATTTGAAGGCGAGTTGGTACCGCAATTACCTACAGATGGCCACGCCAAAGATTTGTTGGCCGAGATTATGGCTTTAAAAAATGAGGTAAAAAAGAAGAAATAA
- a CDS encoding N-6 DNA methylase, whose product MSAQEIANKLWNLCNVLRDDGVTYHQYLNELTYILFLKLSEVKKFDDQIPEEYQWKVFVAETDNLKNFNRYREFLATVSSRADASEKIKQIYTNASTTLTKPVNFNTLVKAIDKLDWYEENDRDVMGDIYETLLEKNAGEKKSGAGQYFTPRPLINVMVDLMVPKLGEKWNDPACGTFGFMIAADHYLKEKHFDYYELNEKERSFQIKEAFSGVELVGDAQRLAVMNAQLHGLESKIDLGDTLTDLGKSLNGYDGVLANPPFGTKKGGEKPTRDDLTYLSSNKQLNFLQHIYRSLKKDGKARAAVVLPDNVLFEDGDGQRIRKDLMEKCNLHTILRLPTGIFYAAGVKTNVLFFTRGKAEEGNTKNVWFYDMRTNMPSYGVRTPFTEKAFADFIIAYTGGVNFENVMHGFDGVVNDAKRAEIKDERWQCITLDTIKAKNYSLDLGLIADSSLTKAEDLGEPIAIAQEALAELNLIQKELEDLIKELS is encoded by the coding sequence ATGAGCGCACAAGAAATAGCTAATAAACTTTGGAACCTTTGTAACGTACTCCGCGATGACGGCGTTACCTATCATCAATACCTCAACGAACTTACCTATATCTTATTCCTTAAACTATCTGAAGTTAAAAAGTTTGATGACCAAATTCCTGAAGAGTACCAATGGAAGGTATTTGTAGCTGAAACCGATAATTTAAAAAACTTTAATCGCTACCGTGAGTTTTTGGCTACAGTAAGTAGCAGAGCTGATGCAAGTGAAAAGATTAAACAAATTTACACCAATGCATCTACCACCTTAACCAAACCAGTTAACTTTAACACCTTGGTAAAAGCCATTGATAAGCTAGATTGGTACGAAGAGAACGATCGTGATGTAATGGGCGACATTTACGAAACCTTGCTAGAAAAAAACGCAGGCGAAAAGAAATCTGGTGCTGGCCAATATTTTACACCAAGACCATTAATTAACGTAATGGTAGATTTGATGGTGCCTAAATTGGGCGAAAAATGGAACGACCCCGCTTGCGGTACCTTTGGTTTCATGATAGCAGCAGACCATTACCTCAAAGAAAAACATTTTGACTATTATGAATTAAACGAAAAAGAAAGAAGTTTTCAAATTAAAGAAGCTTTTTCAGGCGTGGAGTTAGTTGGCGATGCGCAACGTTTGGCGGTAATGAACGCTCAATTACATGGCTTAGAAAGTAAAATTGACCTAGGCGATACCCTTACCGATTTGGGCAAAAGCCTCAACGGGTATGATGGCGTATTGGCCAACCCACCTTTTGGTACCAAAAAAGGTGGAGAGAAACCCACTCGCGACGATTTAACCTATCTCAGCAGCAACAAACAGCTTAACTTTTTGCAACACATTTACCGCTCGCTTAAAAAAGATGGTAAAGCCCGTGCTGCGGTAGTATTGCCAGATAATGTGCTGTTTGAAGATGGCGACGGACAGCGCATTCGGAAAGATTTAATGGAAAAATGCAACCTGCATACCATTTTACGTTTGCCAACAGGTATATTTTATGCGGCGGGTGTAAAAACCAATGTGCTGTTTTTTACCCGCGGCAAAGCCGAAGAAGGCAATACCAAAAACGTATGGTTTTACGATATGCGTACCAATATGCCAAGTTATGGCGTACGTACCCCCTTTACCGAAAAAGCATTTGCCGATTTTATCATTGCCTATACGGGTGGGGTAAACTTTGAAAACGTAATGCATGGTTTTGATGGTGTGGTTAACGATGCCAAACGAGCCGAAATTAAAGACGAACGTTGGCAATGTATTACACTAGATACCATTAAAGCCAAAAACTATTCTTTAGACCTAGGCCTCATAGCCGATAGCTCGCTTACCAAAGCCGAAGATTTAGGCGAACCAATTGCCATAGCCCAAGAAGCATTAGCAGAATTAAACTTGATACAAAAAGAGTTGGAAGATTTAATTAAGGAGTTGAGTTGA
- a CDS encoding AAA family ATPase: MKIKKLWISDYKNVKDIELEFNTELTTLLVGQNGLGKSNLLEAIALIFNSLRGFISQGDAFLFSQRNFDFIITYQRDNSCYQISILAGEFLVYEVLDEVLAEISFKDFVKNSKKYLPTYILGYYSGENKRLRKITSDYEGILVDSLKRNRGDNDSILRPFFFAENKHSQLLLITLVLYKDHPTYSTYINSLFEKYLNIELVKSFDITFRSPDWNFKNIGGVNKSAENLIANINDQVEFPFWNVKGKLDLLLTRFYNYQQDLGVLPFADDSLGYETLTFGDIDLAKFQKDLYGYFENPLVFFSALEATMVVDIFESCSIKLKKNDLSIDIAFEELSEGEQQLLTVLSLVLFFGDKDCLMLLDEPDTHLNPNWQRDYIQLLNEFNLEDRNSHIFVATHSPLLVQSVQDKDNHKFDIILYCKDKDGSIEIENRPDIIENWRIDQVLTSKYFGIENTRPVNTDPYLTLKQEIIRKGELNEDDIELLNSLKDELGYLPFGETITEIESLAFLNSISKNR, from the coding sequence ATGAAAATAAAAAAACTTTGGATATCTGATTATAAAAATGTCAAGGATATCGAGTTAGAATTCAACACTGAATTAACCACACTCTTAGTTGGACAAAATGGTCTAGGTAAATCGAACTTGTTAGAAGCTATAGCTTTAATATTTAATAGTTTAAGAGGTTTCATTTCTCAAGGTGATGCTTTTTTGTTTTCTCAAAGAAATTTTGATTTTATAATCACGTATCAACGAGATAATAGTTGCTATCAAATAAGCATTTTAGCAGGTGAATTTTTAGTTTATGAAGTTTTGGATGAAGTCCTTGCAGAAATTTCATTTAAGGATTTTGTAAAGAATTCTAAAAAATATCTTCCAACTTATATACTTGGTTACTATTCTGGCGAGAATAAACGTTTAAGAAAAATAACTAGTGATTATGAGGGTATATTAGTCGATAGTTTGAAACGAAATCGTGGTGATAATGATAGCATCTTAAGACCATTTTTCTTTGCTGAAAACAAGCATAGTCAGCTTTTATTGATAACGCTTGTTTTGTATAAAGATCATCCAACTTATAGCACTTATATTAATAGCCTATTTGAAAAATATCTAAATATAGAATTAGTCAAATCCTTTGATATAACTTTTAGAAGTCCTGATTGGAATTTTAAAAATATAGGAGGCGTAAATAAAAGTGCCGAAAACTTAATAGCAAATATCAATGATCAGGTAGAATTTCCTTTTTGGAATGTTAAAGGTAAGCTAGATCTATTATTAACTAGATTTTATAATTACCAACAAGATTTAGGTGTTTTACCATTTGCAGATGATAGTCTTGGTTATGAAACTTTGACATTTGGAGATATTGATCTTGCTAAATTTCAAAAAGATTTATACGGGTATTTCGAAAATCCGCTAGTATTTTTCTCTGCTTTAGAAGCTACAATGGTAGTCGATATATTTGAAAGTTGTAGTATTAAGTTAAAGAAAAATGACTTATCAATAGATATTGCGTTTGAAGAGTTAAGTGAAGGTGAACAGCAATTACTGACTGTGCTTAGTCTTGTCTTATTTTTTGGCGATAAAGATTGCCTCATGCTATTAGATGAACCCGATACACATCTAAATCCAAATTGGCAAAGGGATTATATTCAACTGCTCAATGAATTTAACTTAGAAGACCGTAATTCACACATATTTGTGGCCACCCATAGTCCTTTATTGGTGCAAAGTGTTCAAGATAAGGATAATCATAAATTCGATATTATACTCTACTGTAAAGACAAGGACGGAAGTATTGAGATTGAGAATAGACCAGATATAATTGAAAATTGGAGAATAGATCAAGTTTTAACAAGTAAATACTTTGGAATTGAAAATACTAGACCAGTTAATACAGATCCTTACTTGACATTAAAACAAGAAATTATCAGAAAAGGTGAGCTCAACGAAGATGATATTGAATTACTCAATTCTCTAAAAGATGAATTGGGGTATTTGCCATTTGGAGAAACTATCACAGAAATAGAAAGTTTAGCCTTCTTAAATTCAATAAGTAAAAATAGATGA